In Carassius carassius chromosome 2, fCarCar2.1, whole genome shotgun sequence, the DNA window GGTTGATGTCCTGGTGTAATCTGTCTCACTTGTGTTGTTTATGTGAAGAATGCTATTGCTAATGCCACGTCATTGGCTGAAGTCGAGCGGCTGAAGGGACTCCTGCAGTCCGGACAGATCCCAGGACGAGAGCTGCGATCAGGTATTGGTTTTAATTCGCACTTAAACATATTAACCACAAATGATGAGAAAAGTCATGAATTCATTGGTGGAAAAAGCGGGAATTCTGTGTGTTGCTGGGAAAGTTGTAACATCGCTGCGGTTGATGATTGCTGCTCTTAGTGCGAGTAGCTCACGTGCGTCTCAGACTGAAGCTTTTCTGAAAACCTGGTTTGTTTGTGTGCAATAAAACCAAATTTTTAAGCACTTACAATGATCGAGCATCTCACAGGTCTTTTGTCTCTTTTAGGAGCACCTAACAtggtggaggaagaggaggagatgcAGGAGTCCGAGGCCATGAATGAGGAGACGCAGGGAGCAGAGGGAGAAAACGGAGACACTGATGACATGCAGGAAGATGTGCACATGAATGGATCATAGATATGTTCGCTGGTTGATGTTTCAGAATCGTCAATGCTTTTTGATGCCGTGTTTGACAGCACTTGTTTCaataagtgttgttttttttgtaaagtacattaaactttttttttattaacattgatgtgaatgtttttgttctctgtgcATCTGAACATGGTCATGAATTTCTtgattattttctaatattttgtgAACTGAAGCCTGTGACCACCGCCAAAGattagaaattaaaatattaatactgaTTATTTACAGTTCGCTCATTATTTTAAGAACTTAACTAATGAACTTAAACTATAAATGCATGGCACATTTCCTGTATAGTTCATTTGTAAACCGTtagaaaatatgcattttttttagatGCCTCGGAGCCCTAAAATATGACCATCCTTGTGATGAAcccagacatcccaacctgcaaaaagtcatttcagggaggtacccccccaaaaaaggaaggaaatacatctcagctgtagtcaccttctcagtgagacattgcctatctgaatgggagaactgagatatattggagcagccttccctgtgcttagcctccctaacatgttgtggtccctaacagatataaaagcataaaatattatttctataagctataggcctatgtaattattcgttaattatgtttaaatatgtagattacttttactatttatataatctgtttatacaatttatgtaaactgcttttatttattttccattgcaactttaaacaggtctaaggagttggttgttttcatgtagccttggcaactaacctgaataatatgcagatgaaattaaacttgtcaactcacctcaacatgccttttgcaatcatataacccaccatgggcaatgcttgagcaagactgtcattatgtttgacacctataagacaggagtacactttcgtgtagtctgccgtaaaatgtgtcttatacttttttttgttttgtggcactctccctctgcaatagtgctcctgtttctagatagaaaaaagagataaaagcccgcccacactgacaattgattggttgatttgcagaaacaggccaatcaggatgctctctgtcttacatgcgcttcgcacacacgcacattagcacacacacgcaaggtctctcggTCCCTatccctctctgccgtgcgtgcgctacacggtttgaaacacagtatctgtttcgcatgcgcgcttttgctcgctcggtctagattccgggagattttaactaatttgcgggtctcagggagccgctttcaatatgcgggagactcccggaacttccgggagacttgggatgtctgtgAACCCaatcttaaataataaaaaaaaacatctatatatTTTCTCAAATAGTTTTTCTAAGTAAATTCGTACATTTAGTATAAAtacacaatttaaaatgaattaaacctATTATAAATCgcacttaaatattttaaatgtctgaaaatatTTAGTTCCAATTAAGATTCATTGTTCTTTCCTACTCGTAAAGTTACATTTGTTATTGATGTTTtccaatctaataaaaaaaattagttttaaatgcacatatgtacacaatatatatctatatatgtttatacacacacatagcaCTCATAATTTTGTATTTACTAATTCTACTCCTTTTAATTTGCTTTTTTCACCTTTTATAGttttacaaatacatatacatcatgcatatgtatatatatatatacacatacgtatgtgtgtgtgtttttcccttGTGTTCCCTGGAAAGCTTTATGAGTGCTTCTAAATCTTTTAAATCTACATATAATTACTTGAACTAATCATTCAGCGCTCTTGTGAGTCCAAAATGAGTGTTCTCTGCAGCAGGGCCTCCACGTCATCTCGAAGCTGATTGGCTGTGTTGTTGCTCCGGAAGTGAGTTCGTGTTGTTTGTGTGTCGCCGTGTAAGTTAGCTTGAGTGGAGATCGACGGAATAAACATGCGCTAATCATTATATTCCCTTATATAAGACACCCGAAAGGCGTTTTAATATGGAGGCGGAGGGTGTCGCGCGTGTCCGAGATGAAGCTGTTCCTCCTCAGAACCAGGATCTGAGTTTTCTGCTGCCTTCTGGTATGTAAACAAACAGCTCGAGTTCATTATGGCCAGAGCTCGAGCTCATCAGGATGTCTGATCAGAGACTGTGTCTGGCACAATAGAGACACTGATTTTACATTTTAGAGCGCAGTAATGCGGATCTGACCAGGAACTCGTTAGAATATATAACGTTAGGTCAGTATGATTAGTTATAATGTTAAGTCAATAAGATAAACATTATACCATGGTTAGTGGGTCAGCAGTGAATCAGTGctcttttattaaattatttgcttgaatagtgtagttttttttaatacaaaagttTGGGATCTTTAAGATGTTaggtgtttttttaatataagcagaagtctcttctgctgatagtagctgaatttatttgatctgaaataaagaaaaaaaaaacagtaatattatgaaaagttattgtaatttaaaataatacgttttctgttttaatatacttttaaatgtaatttattcctgtgatcaaagctgaattttcagcatcatcactccagcctccagtgtcacatgatccttcagaagtcagtctaatatgatgatttaaataaataaataaatttatgcatttagcagacgcttttatccaaagcgacttacagtgcattcaggctatcaatttttacatatcatgtgttcccggggatttattatcagtgttgctgcttaatttattttattaatttttttggaacccgtgatactttttttcaggattcttttatgagtaaaatgttaaaaagatcagcattttattattttctgaatacaacagaaatattttgtaacaatacacataaccattaaaacatttggggtctgtttttttttttaaagaaattaatgctgTATATTCAGTAAGGATGTTGAATTGATAGAAAAGTgataataaatacttaaattgttATATTGTCAAATGTAGTCATAAATGTTAAATCATCATATTTCTATGGTAAATTACCTGGAGTTgctaaaaatgcttttttaaatcaTTGATTTAGTTGGTTACAGGCTTGCTTAATAATACGTAATATCTTTTCTCATATGTGTTTCAATGCCTTAAAGCACTTGAACCCTGataatcgctgcttgcagctacatttttaaataattttgggtCTTTACTTTCCataacaaacagaaaataaagcaCATTGTATACTTCTAATTTGTAAACATTTattagtttataaaaaatatatactgtacatagtatttatttagtaaagtgTACATTTTATGTAAGATGATGTAAGTTTCTtgacattataattatttttaacggTGTTCACAAAAGTTGTTTAACATACAATGTTATGAGAAATACAGTAACGATTAATGActagattatttttcttattatttgtctattattaaaatttatttttaatatactttttgttgtttttatttttattgttttattaatggaTTGCTCAGCTAATTTTCACATGTGTTaaaattcataatatatatatatatatatatatatatatatattatatacacatattataAAAGCTTCATGCCATTTTGACTATTTGAATGTTTCATAATGTCTAATAATTAAAATAGTTACCCATACAGtgatgtataaataaatgcattatatatatatatatatatatatatatatgtgtgtagtgcattgtgcatgcatgcatgcatgcatttatttatatatcatatacaTGACATTTATATAGTTAAAATTATCATGAAAATGATATacatcatatatatgtatatcattttcatGATAATTTTGACTATTTGAATGtcacaaaatgtaatatttatgttatttgttttatttgttactGATGCAGTTATTTATTTCTCTATCTATCATGCTTTGGTAAAGTGTATATAGACTCTTGAGTGTCTGGATGTCTTCGATCAGTTACAGCTCTCCTGTCAGACTATAGCTGGTATGTGGTGTTCGTGTGTGTGGGAGTGTATCTGCTCATCCAGCATCTCCGCAAGAACAGATCCACAGACAGTCAGAGCTCGTCTGTCTCAGCGGCCAGCCAAGGTCAGGACAAACCATGACTGGCGTCTGCAATTTGAGAAGTATTAGCGATTtttagaggtgtgtgtgtgtgtgtgtgtcccgtcTGCAGACCCTGAATCTGTGGTGAGGTCCCAGGCGGCTCTGGAGGCGTCCCGCCGGAGAATGCAGGAGGAGCAGGATGCCCGAGCGGCAGAGTTCAGAGAGAGGCAGCAGAGGGTGAGTGTCACGCAGCACATCGTCTCACACCTTCACTGTGTTCATGCTGCTTCCTCTCATCTGTTCAGCTcgaggaggagaagagaagacAGAAAATCGAGATCTGGGAAAGCATGAAGGAGGGAAAGAGTTACAAGGGAATTGCCAAAGTTGCACAAGTAAGTCTGCTGGGACTAATGTCTCCAGGCCTCAGACTTCAGGTCCTgcatttacatattattatttctcATTTCCAGCAGAACGCAGAAGATGCCACTTCCTTCAGCTCGCTGAGACCGAAGACAGACAAAAAGCCCCTTCGCAACAGTGGTACGCAAGCATTACATTTTAGATTAaataacacacattcacaaaaaaaGAGTTTTCCTTCAATAAATTgcaaatttgctgcttatttattATATGGTTAGTACGGTAGTTGTTGTAGTACTTCAGAAATGGAGGGATcaagaatatggtcatgcagaaaaccgcattaatatgtgctttataagaactAATTAACAGCCAATGTGctggtaatatgcatgctaatacacaataagtgaatagagttccctaatctaaagtgttaccaacatttTCTCTTTTGATTAAAAGAATggttaactttatttaaaaaaaattttttgtctttatttatatagctatacaaaatgtaaaatgctGTCAAATCAGTTGGGATTATTTGAGTTTGTTTACACAATATTTGTGCGTACTGTGTTTTTGTGTACcggtgtatatataaatacacacaaacaagtatatatttaagaaatatttacacacatacacacacacacatacataaaacacGTTTGGTTGTTAAATTCTACAACTATAGAAAATagtggaaaataataaataaggaaaatacagtaaaaataaattaacacatgaaaaaaagcacattttacaCTTAATTTTAATGCATATGTTAGTAAATAGAAAAACTCTATTCAAGTTAAAATTGTCATGCATGACTTTCTAAAAGATGCAAGCATTTTTAAGGTCACTAGCCCAAAAATTTTTTCAGAATAGGCCAATATTTCACAGGCGAAAATTATCCTggttgtaattaaattaaaatacaaaattaaataaatgttgccaaatagtataataaattatatatatatatataattgggtTGTTAATTGGGCTTTCATGACTTTCGACAGTTCTCACCCAGTCTTGTGTTAATAATgttgttgtctgtgtgtgttgtaGGATACAGTCCTCTGTCTGGAGACGGAGGAGGAACGTGCTCCTGGAGACCCGGCAGGCGAGGGCCGTCCGCCGGTGGATGAGGTTAAAGGACGGTCAGACTGACCTCTGACCCTCCGTAGGAACACAGAAATATTATCTGAAGGAAGCTGTCAGCACTCATCACAGGACAATAGAATTATGGTTATATCATATAAGGGTCTTCATGcacactattattattttttgcattgacacactcatgtcattgcaatcctgtatgctgttatttttttgaATGCAGTAGTACTATTATATGAATTAGAAGACTTCTGAATATCGTATAGTGCCCAGGTTGATTGGATAGTTTTCTagttcttttattaattttttggtgCATTTGCAgtcagaatgacatgagggttagtcAAGAATAACAAAATCtgtattttgtacttttttttttaacttgtgtgaatttttttttttttttcaaactttcatGCACATTAAGAAACTATTTCCTGTTTGTATGATTGACAGCCTCTAATGACGCCTCCTCATCAAAGGTATTAATACTCCTGGGGCAGGCTGATGATTTTCAGTAATAATCGTGGTTCTGTTTTTAGCTTTTTGCACTTATGAAGGCTGTGCTAAATAAACACGTAGAGAGTAAATGCAAACgcaaaatgttatgttcatatcATTAGCTGTGTTTGTGTTCTGTTGTAAATGTAGGGATTGCTGTTCCATGACCGATCCATCAGTGCAGTGGTTAATGATGGATAATAGTGGTATGACGTCTCTGCTGTTCTCTAAAAAGCATTTCTTTAGGAATGACGTGTCAAACTCATTTTGTTTTCGCTTTATAGTTTCTCCGAATTAAACTGCATACTCAATGCAAGTCTGTCTTATTTGTCAGGACCAAAGATTTCACTGTCTCGTcctcagttttagttttttaaaaggaTGGATTTATAGGACACAGAGAAAGGGGaaactatttattatatatatatatatatatatataatagcaggGTCAtcataattaactaaaactatatataaaaaaacattttcattacctgtaataaaacaaaacatcagaaaaaaaaaattatcagttgtgtttcatttagtttaactgatgtgataaaaaagaaacaaaaatgaatCGAAAtctatatagacataaaaaaaatgaaattaatataaGCAATCGAGGGCTTGGAACCAGAGGGGCGTATAAGTGTCATTTTGGGCGAAAATGAGTTCTATATATCAAATTAAAGGTCTTGATGAGCTCTATCTAGTTGTGCCAAAAAGACGCATCAGAAATCAACCTGTATTGAATAAAGCAACAAAACAACAAAGACCTAACACAAAAGTTTGAGCATTGTTTGGAGCCAGAGGGGCGCATGTCCACTTATGCCCTTCTGGCTCTAAAAAATACATGTATGGCCTACACATTGTTTGGAGCCAGAAGGGCGCAAGTCCACTTACGCCCTTCTAGCTCTGAACAATACAAGAGCCTACAGTATTTTTCAGAGCCAGAAGGGCGTAAGTGGGTGGTGCCCCTAAACAGCACTAGCTAAAATGTCTGACACGCATGCTGCACACATGGAACTGTCTGAGGCAGAACAAATTTTTATGAATATAATGAACCAAACGGATGAATCTTGTGAAGAAGTGACAGATGAAAAGATGTTTtgtcctgggtgtccactagtgggctcacttccccttaggcacctcaccgtaggcactacaattcccactagccttgtcccttcatcacagtaattgcaccaggtgccttcacttattagtcattagcctccctatattttccagtcttttcctgttgtctgcatggagtcctttccttccttACCTTCCGTTACCCAGTttttctcgtcttccgagttcctcgtcgaccgagttcctgttcctgttcccgttcctgttcctctcctgtttatttttttgtttgtttggatggatttttggttttgacccctgcttgttcacttctctttggattaccctaataaaacctactgctattggatctctctttTCCTGTGTCTCACTGGGTCCCgaacgtcacagaaggactccatctactaagatccagcggtatgttttttgatgtttcctccccagccaccaaGCGGGACAGAAAGAGtggttttgagggaacccgcctggtcgtttttcgtgggaccaggggaggtcgcagaggagtgagtggtcgCGAGGAGGTcaggcatcgctctccaccatggtcCCCCTTCGACCCTGGGTTCGTGAGGGATGGatcagagccgccgtctcaccattgcggagggagaggggagaggaggcacacgtctgccgagccagcgccgctgcacaagatggccgcaagtccagcgccactgcacaagatggccgccagcccagcgccactgcacaagatggccgccagcccagcgccactgcacaagatggccgccagcccagcgccactgcacaagatggccgcaagcccaacgccactgcccaggatggccgccggcccagcgccactgcctaAAATgaccaccggtccagcgccacggcccaagagggccgccggtccagagtcatggcacaagatggctgcttgttcagcgcctctgcacagaatgacagccacagttgatactgagtcaagtcaggttcccgttgaccctccagagtcgagtcgggttcccgttgaccctccagagtcgagtcgggttcccgttgaccctccagagtcgagtcgggttcccgtggaccctccagagtcgagtcgggttcccgtggaccctccagagtcgagtcgggttcccgtggaccctccagagtcgagtcgggttcccgtggaccctccagagtcgagtcaggttcccgtggaccctccagagtcgagtcaggttcccgtggaccctccagagtcgagtcaggttcccgtggaccctccagagtcgagtcaggttcccgtggaccctccagagtcgagtcaggttcccgtggaccctccagagtcgagtcaggttcccgtggaccctccagagtcgagtcaggttcccgtggaccctccagagtcgagtcaggttcccgtggaccctccagagtcgagtcaggttcccgtggaccctccagagtcgagtcaggttcccgtggaccctccatagtcgagtcaggtgctcgtggaccctccagaatcgagtcaggtcaggtgctcgtggaccctccagagtcgagtcaggttcccgtggaccctcaagagtcgagtcaggttcccgtggaccctccagagtcgagtcaggttcccgtggaccctccagagtcgagtcaggttcccgtggaccctccagagtcgagtcaggttcccgtggaccctccagagtcgagtcaggttcccgtggaccctccagagtcgactcaggttcccgtggaccctccagagtcgactcaggttcccgtggaccctccagagtcgactcaggttcccgtggaccctccagagtcgactcaggttcccgtggaccctccagagtcgagtcaggttcccgttggac includes these proteins:
- the selenos gene encoding selenoprotein S isoform X2 is translated as MEAEGVARVRDEAVPPQNQDLSFLLPSVTALLSDYSWYVVFVCVGVYLLIQHLRKNRSTDSQSSSVSAASQDPESVVRSQAALEASRRRMQEEQDARAAEFRERQQRLEEEKRRQKIEIWESMKEGKSYKGIAKVAQNAEDATSFSSLRPKTDKKPLRNSGYSPLSGDGGGTCSWRPGRRGPSAGG
- the selenos gene encoding selenoprotein S isoform X1, translating into MEAEGVARVRDEAVPPQNQDLSFLLPSVTALLSDYSWYVVFVCVGVYLLIQHLRKNRSTDSQSSSVSAASQDPESVVRSQAALEASRRRMQEEQDARAAEFRERQQRLEEEKRRQKIEIWESMKEGKSYKGIAKVAQQNAEDATSFSSLRPKTDKKPLRNSGYSPLSGDGGGTCSWRPGRRGPSAGG